The following coding sequences are from one Danaus plexippus chromosome 13 unlocalized genomic scaffold, MEX_DaPlex mxdp_15, whole genome shotgun sequence window:
- the LOC116770346 gene encoding UDP-xylose and UDP-N-acetylglucosamine transporter, translated as MNIKAALAIGMVFVGCCSNVVFLELLVKEDPGAGNLATFLQFLFIAAGGFCTVGKFGTAKRHIPFKKYLLLVGFFWTSSVANNYAFDFNISMPLHMIFRAGSLMANMAMGVWILKKQYPVLKYLAIFMISAGIAICTIQSSGEVKAPRETHEDAAEEEKLKFIDWLWWCLGIGILTFALFISARMGIFQESLYSKFGKHPWEALYYAHLLPLVIWLPTAPNLISHIKLAMDTPLVDFLGFSLPRQVLWLILYVLTQGLCISAVYVLTTECASLVVTLTVTLRKFVSLIFSILYFRNPFTFGHWIGTLLVFIGTMIFTELLQKFVYLFIPKDKKKVQ; from the coding sequence atgaatattaaagcgGCCCTTGCCATTGGCATGGTATTTGTGGGATGTTGCTCCAACGTGGTGTTTTTGGAGCTGCTCGTGAAAGAAGATCCCGGTGCTGGTAATTTGGCGACGTTCCTCCAATTCCTGTTTATAGCCGCCGGCGGATTTTGTACCGTCGGCAAATTCGGTACAGCCAAGAGGCATATACCATTCAAGAAGTATCTATTACTCGTCGGATTCTTCTGGACGAGCAGCGTAGCGAATAATTATGCATTCGATTTCAATATATCGATGCCACTCCACATGATATTCCGAGCTGGCTCACTCATGGCCAACATGGCAATGGGTGTTTGGATATTGAAGAAGCAGTATCCAGTTCTGAAGTACTTAGCGATCTTCATGATATCCGCCGGTATAGCTATATGCACGATACAATCCAGCGGAGAGGTGAAGGCGCCGCGAGAGACTCACGAGGACGCCGCTGAGGAAGAAAAGTTAAAGTTCATTGATTGGCTGTGGTGGTGCCTGGGGATAGGGATTCTAACGTTCGCGTTATTTATATCAGCTCGTATGGGAATATTCCAGGAGTCCCTATACTCCAAGTTCGGGAAGCATCCATGGGAAGCGTTATACTATGCTCACTTATTGCCTCTAGTCATATGGTTGCCCACCGCCCCGAACCTGATAAGCCATATCAAGTTGGCTATGGATACTCCACTAGTCGATTTCCTCGGATTCTCTTTACCCAGACAAGTTCTATGGCTTATTTTATACGTCCTCACTCAAGGACTGTGCATTAGCGCGGTTTACGTTTTGACTACGGAATGTGCGTCCCTCGTTGTGACGTTAACGGTCACGTTACGTAAATTCGTTTCCCTGATCTTCTCTATACTGTACTTCAGGAATCCATTCACGTTCGGCCATTGGATCGGAACACTGCTAGTTTTTATCGGAACAATGATTTTCACTGAGCTATTGCAAAAGTTCGTATACCTATTTATACCTAAAGATAAGAAAAAGGTGCAGTAG